The following is a genomic window from Vicia villosa cultivar HV-30 ecotype Madison, WI unplaced genomic scaffold, Vvil1.0 ctg.000102F_1_1_1, whole genome shotgun sequence.
TCTCCCTTTAATGTGAAACTTTCTACTGTAAATTATCATTATGATTGGACAAACCAGGTCGGACGGGAAGTTGGATACCTTGACCCATTGCTGGCTCAAAAATAATATGGAGTCATTGTCGCACATATTGAACGGTGCTGAGCCAAAACCAGATTGGCTGGACGAAATGAATATTGAATGGGTTTGATGATCTATATATAcatgtatattttttttgttgagtAGATGCTTGATGGTTGTATATTAGGCAAATTGTATCTGTAGCTCATTCTTGTAAACACCCTTATAGTTTTTGTTTTCTCTGATTCTTTTGTAGGGGAGAAGAGGGTAGTTTGTTGTCGATTTTGAGGCCCATAGCATAGAATGTCCCAttggtttcttttttcttttttctgctcCAAAATGTATAGTTCCTGTACATCAATATAAAAATCCATTTGCCATGTTTTGCATAGATATTACCGTTTCTGTTGCATATAAAATTTGGTTCATGCCTcatcaattttttttactaaacttGGTTGTTATTCAAAGCTAGTACATCGAAGATACTGATAGATTTGTTGGACAAACAGAAAACATTAAAATCTTTGATGGTTTATTGCATTGTAAAAAATTGTTGATTATTTACATGACCTCGTTATCGATCTCattataatatcaattattcatcTATCCTAATCAATGTCCAATCCCTTGGAATTCACCGGGTTGCTATTAAAAATGCATTATTTGTTACTTCAAGACACTACTCTACGAGATTTGCACTGCATCCAACTccttagggtatgtttggatgtAGAGTTTTGGTATATGTTtgagatttttaaaaatatatactaaAGAATAGCATGGTCATATAGCATTTCAATCGggcttaatttttaaatttttttagtttacttattttatcttaaaaagaaaaaaaatccactttccttgaaaattctACATCAAACATACTTTTAGGATTTAGATCTTGTCATACAATGCCTTTTGGGATTTATACCTCAATAACCATCGTTCCACATCCAGTACATGCAGATTTCCTTGTCCAAATCATATGACTTTATGGTCAAAAGAGTGGTCATTTATTGTCAAATCGAGCAATAAAGCTAGATATCAAAGTCTCTTAAACTTTGTTGTAATTATCAACAATAACATCTAAGCCTTATTCCATTAAGTAGAAtcagctacatggatcaacttctgCCATAATATTCTATTTCCTAAATACCTCAGTCATTAATTTTAAGCCTCAAATGCTACAAAACTAGATGAAAGTTAACTAGAGGGATGATacattatacaaaattcatagaataaaaaaatcatattcttAATCTTCACTTTTTTCTGAGTTTATGCGCGGAGCTTTTGTAGGACGCCTCTCAGCAAGGAAACGTTTTGAACTCTCAAGGACGCCAAAGAATATTGAACCACCTATGCCTATCCAAAGTACTCTTGGCCCAATACCCTGCAATAAATATAGGAGTATGATTTATATTATAAGCTCCAAGTATATTTCTTGCCACAAAGCTGTATCTTTTTTAATCTACATACGGCGGTAGAAGATAAAGTACATGCTTTGGGAGGAATTTGTACCATGTTATTTTACTTGTCATAAGCTACAATGTGAGAAAGAAAACACAGAAAGAAAATACCTTCAAAAAAGCACCAGGTCCCTCTTCCTTAATAATGGTTTGAACGCAATCCACAATTCCCTTATATTGGTTTGCAGGTCCCTTAAGAGGAGGAAATAGGAACTTCGTCAATGGCTGGATAATTTACTATTGACGTGTGATTGATTTACTTGCAGATTAATTGAACAGAAAAGGTATAATGTAAAATGGCTGGATAACTTACTACTGACGTGTGTGATTGATTTACTTGCAGATTAATTGAACAGAAAAGGTACAATGTAAAACCAATACATACAAATGAAAAAGAAACAGGATTTCATCTTACCTGAATCATTAACCTTGTCTTGATGACATCAAGGGGCGTAGTTATTGCTCCGGTTAGTGCGCCTACAAGAAACAAAATAGTATACCGCATCACAAAGTTAGTAGGACACGCCATAATGCTTAACAAATCAACCAAAAGACAACCAAaataaagaaattctcatttACTTACAATCCTCGAAAAATTACAAATAGAAGTGGAAAATAtaagcaatgcagtttctttagCAAGTATATCTTCATTTAGGTTACAAGCTCCCGTGTTTGAAGTATGGTGGTACAAATTTTGTCAACTTGTCATACATGTATATCATATACAACAAGTATCTTATTTCCAAATATATAACTAAATATTTTCTATCTTGATGTTACCTATATACAACAAGTAGGCTACTGATTTCTTCACTGTTAAATAAAGCCAAGGGTTCTATTAAGATCTAGAATTAGGTTAGATTGACTTTCCTCTCAGTTACAGAAATCTAGTTTGACTGTGTACCTTGCAAAGAAAAATAGCTTGACAAAATTAACAAGATTCATGGTTTTGATTCTACACAGTAAATCTGATAGAGTTAAACAATCACATATCTTTAAATCTTAATTAGCTTGAAGTACAGTTAAAGCCTAAGCTCATGATGCTAGTGCTGAAACTTAGATATACTTTCATTTATTTACCTGCAAAAGCACCAATAACAGCATTTTCTGGATCATTCAGATTTCTTCGTGCCTAGCAAAAAGAAATATAAATCAcatcatcaatcacaaatgaaatAGACGAGAAAATAGCAACATTGATATCTTTGATAAACCACAAGACAGTATAACTTATAAGTATATATTAATTGTTTAAATTCATAATTCAGCTTCAAATTCATGCTACTGAATTATGTCTAGTAAACATAAAGTTTTAATAGTGAGAATGAAAGGCGAAAATGACTTTTGTTTGACAGAACCATTAATAACAAAACATTTCAACACAGTGGCTTAGTAATTTATCAGAGACAACCAAACAATAAGTCTTTAAAATACATAAGTATAGAACTCGAGAAAATTACCGCAAGCATATAACCTAATCGAATCTGCTCATAGAGGCAAAACTGAATAGCATCAAAGGGCAAATCCCGCAGTAAAAAAGATCCATACCCCTGTgatttcaaagatcaatatcagtGAAACCTTTTAACAAATTATCGTGGGCGTAGATAATAAAATCTATCataaaatattacaagaaagaAGTAGTGAGCTTCATACTGCATAAAATCCTCTAAAGCCCTCCTTAGATGCAATAAAGCGGACAGCATTAGATGCTGACGTAAACTGCCCAGTTTGCATTCGTTGCTTAACAACCTGTGGAGCACTAGAGATGTGAAGTTTCCTAGTGAAACCATATGCAACCATGAAAATATCACTTTTACAAATATGAGAATTTAGCAACCTCTGTTGGAACGCGAACAAAAGATGCAGCAATGCCCCCTATAGCACCTGCAGTctaatgaaatttaaaaattgaatGAAAAATTGTATcccagaaattttaaaaaaaattgcatcAATAAATTTTGTGCCAGCAATAAAAGAATGGTGACATAGACATAACATCAACTCTAGTGCAAGCCAAATAGACCCAAGAGGTTTCAGATGACCATAATGGACCAAACTTAAGACTTCAAAGCATTGAGAGACAATTGATTTGAAGTGCCAAGTATGTGCTCTTTTCTAAAATGAATATAGCATGCTGTATCTTCATACTAATGTTTATATAAGCAGTATCTTACTAAATGAGCAAAAGCGCTCAGATTTTCAGGAAACATCCTTAGCAATTTCTGCTTTACAGGTTCATAAACTCCAACAAATAAAGCAGATGCCCTGCACATTTAAAGGCAACACAAGGTGTTAAAGAAAGAACCTAGATATGATTCATGAATAACATATTGATACGCATAGAACAAAAATTCCTAAAGCCCCTTAAATAAATTGTGAAATATATCTCTCTTTCAATTTAAATATGTATAACACCTTTAATGAAGAGTAAATAAACAGTTTCTGTAAAAGATACTAGCTTTCCAAACTAAATTTTATATGTATGCTCCCACACCCTATGGAAAGAACCTAAGACCACACTAACTAAGAGTTTCCGAATGAGCAATCAAgaatccaaaagtgaacaaataaTCTACATTGAGGAGCACAATATTAAAATCATGTTACATGATGGCTTAGGAGTATGAATCACAACCaagaattaaataaattatatttcataTCCTACTGAAGGAACTATCAAATGTGTGCTAATTAAATGCCAGCCAGAAGAAATACAATCCCTAAGCCATCTTTATTCAGAGGAATATGAACATCTCTCATACTATGGTTTCCTCAAGTATCTTTGTCATTGAATCGAGAAAAATGAAAGAGACGGAAATCATCGAAAGGTGTATTTGTAGTTAGAGTTTATAAATCTTCACACTTAGCTTTCTTTGTTTACAGAGAAAACCTCCACACAAAATGTTGGTGTTTTCAGTTGAGCCATTTAGAACAGATTCAATAAATCATCATAGATGTGTATATAAATGTATATTGTAGGCCTTATGTTTGCCAACTAATTTCTGATTTTTTTCCAAGTTAGTGTTTTCGAAATTTCTAATTAACATACAAAACCTAGAACGTTTGAAACATCATGCTATCCACGAGGTTCTCACGGTAAGACACCAGCAAGGTTCCCTGCCAATCCAGAATAAAGGCCTTTTAATACTAGTTTTTCTCCTCCACGGGCAgcctataaaacaaaaacaaacataatcAGCATACTTTATGTAATATGGAAGCCCTCTGAATCGCTGTTAAGAAAAAGGTATGGAGTTATAATAGAGTGGCCCCAAACCAAATGAATCCCCAAGAAAATGCCATGAGGAGCACATATACAAATTTTTTAACCCAAATTTAGTTTATCGTGTTAGAAAACATATTTATCGCATGTTTAATTTGTAAATAGCAGTTAAGATTTAACTGATTCTGACTATTTATGAGTGATCATTTTTGTACCCTAAAACATGATTATAAATATGACTGTATGTACATCCAACACACAATACTCAGAACATCATTCTTACATACCAAAAACTTAAGGAAAGTCCACTCACTGTACTACGCAAATGAACTAAGAATTCTATGCATATTAAATCTTGACAATTAGATATTGCTAATTGCTACAAGACAAACTGCATCCTATCCAACGACAAAAATTATATAGTTTTCCTTTGTCCTCTCAAAGCTTGATATCCTTGTTAGTTACTACAGCATTAAATATTAATCAGTATAGCATACAACAAAATACAACCCTCAATAgtcattataatttattttgttgtAAGAGCCTACCTGCAGACGTGTTTTTATAGTGTCAATGGGGTATAAAGCTGTTTCAACAACAACACCGGCTGTACCACCTGCAATAACACCCTCTACAAAATTCCACCAGGTTCATCAGAATGATTGCAATAcaataaaattttgtttgaagagtCGAGGGAAGAAATTGCAGgaaagttaaaaatatatatacaagccTTTGAAACACATTTAGCCTAAATAGAAGTAGAACAGTATACATGGATTGCAAGAGACGCAAAAAGAACGAAAGTTCAATTTCGGAGCAATAAGAATGTTGCAATGGATGAGTAGTTACACAACACTAATACAACACTAACACAATAATATCTACTATTTGCTACAACTGAACAACAACGAAGAAGATATGATACTTACCAATCAAAGTGCGTAAGAAGTCAAATGGATTTTCCTGTCCCACGGTAACAGATGCAAAAGAATTTCTCACATTCAAGTTCGGCTTTCTCTTAGTAGAAGCATCTGCAATTTTCCCAATTCAACAGTACTCAATTCAATTGCATTGGTATTATCATAAATCAGTGTAACAAAACAATCACGAAGCAAAAATCAACTAAACCAAAATCGCTAAAGTGTGAAACCTACCTGAAATGGAAGAGTCTTGCGGCTTAACGGAGAGTGTAAGAGGAGCCATCAATGGCGGCCGCTGAGAAAATTGAAGACGAACAGCATTAGGTAATAAACAGAATATGAATAATTTTGTGAACAGAGAGAGAAAACGACAACAGCAGAAGTCGTTTTGAATGTCTTCTGAAAAGAGAGCGAGTTTACCGATATGAAGTCAAGAGAGTTATCCGCAGAGACGAGCTATCTTCTACTAAACTGCCAGTTAGTTCATGCAACCAGGTGTGATGGGGTGTATATAAAGAGGGATAAAAACTATATGTTATCCAAAGAGTTACTTTGTTCAAAATGAACTCTtggggtatgtttggattgatggaatacgATGGAATGgagtggaatggaatggaataaagTTATGTTCCATCGTTTGGATTGATTAAAAAAGGATGGAATGGAGCGGTAAcggatggaatgcattccatcccATTCCATCACTTTCCATCATTTTTTGTACCCTCCAATTTGGGTGGAATCATAAAATTACTCTATTCCATCATGAcatatccaaacaatggaatgacaTCTttgttccattccgctccgttccgCTCAGTTCCATCCCGCTccgctccattccgctccgttattttttatgtatccaaacatagccttggATTCTAACATAAGTCGAAAACTATTAGGTTAAGTGTtcctaaaatttatattaaattaataaaataatagtttGAGCGAGATAATGTCgtgtgtaaaaaaaaaaagacaaaaaaatatcTCGTTAAGTCAGTTCAATTGGTAGTTATGTAGGTCATTTAAGACGCGTGTTCGAATCCGCGACAATTCACTTATTCACCTTTTAGAAAATGTGAATTCAAGTCAATATGCTACTTGACCGAAAAGAAAAAAGTGATTCATATTATGTTCTtgaagattaaattgtttttagcATGTCAAATAGCTGAGatgatgtcataccctaattttttaccTAAAATTTCACATCATATGCATCAAATCATTAAATCATTTGACTTCACAAATATACATAGCATTTGATTCATCTGGCTACCACACACAAGTTGGCATTCAAGTGGTTCGTTATCATGATCATAAAGAAGTTTGAGTCACATATATCTTGTGATTTGGGTCCTCCTCATTTCAAGGGATCGTCATCTTCATTAAAATCTCAAATCACTCAAaactcctctataaatagaggagcGTGCCTCAGAGCTCAGAGAGAGAAAAACCATCAAGCTCCATTTTGCAAAACTCCATTTTTCACTCCGAAAatcaaacttttgaatttgtcatTTTCTTCAAGTTTTCTGCAAACTTTTCATTAAAACCCCGTCAACACGTCATGACAAACCTATTGTATGCATTAAACACCATTTGTAACCTTTAAATCAATCCAACCAACTTCCACCTATTTGCCTCTGCAACTTGATTTGGTCAGAAAGATTGAGAGAGTTTCAAAGCAAGGTGATCATACCAACACACTCTTGGATACTCAAGGGTGCTAGGGAGATCATTTTCCATTCTTGAAAGAGCTTGAGAAGGAGCAACGGACTCACTCTGTTAGGTAATTTTTTCTAACTTGGAACTTCATCATATGAGCATCATTTTTAAAGTTTCTTAATACCATTATGTTTGTTTTTATATGGTGAATGAAAGCCCTAAGCTAATTGTCATTGATTGATCATGTATGCCATTTAATGTATCTTTGAACTTTTAGGGTTCATGTGGTTTTTAATCAAAATCCTGAGTTACGGTTTAGATAAATGAAAACTAATATCATTTTTGGATTCCTCATGAAATTCTGGGTGAAGACAAAGTTGTCTGGCGCGAAAATTCAAATATAATCGATGTTTAAAAATATTATGTGTTATAACTTGAATTGGCATTGTGCCCCAGTGGTAACACGAtggttttgtgtttgtgtgtgagCGATGGGTTCTAGGTTCGATTCCTAATGACACCCTTTtgcttgtttattttttaaaatgcatTTATGAGTTGATTTCTCTTGTATTATTGTGGATGCATTATGTGTTCACCACACACGCAGTAGTGTGGTGCTTAGTGTTTTGGGACTGTAACCTTGAGGTCAGGGGTTCAACACCCTTTGACCATCATCCTTATTTTTAATCACTTGTTTCCttgatttctttttcttttccttttgtttatttgttttattattattcatttctgactttatttaattaatattgatatattaaaaaaccaaaaataattttataatttttcaaagcctagattttattttatttacttaaatatattaagaaaaaacCAACAAAATAATCTTTTGTTTGAATTTATTTGTTCAAGTCGTGATGTTTcctcttaaaaaaaattttactTAATCATGATGCCATGAGATGTTGTATGATCTTACCTTGATATATCCATAAGTTTTACCACTTTAAGTGATGCTTGTTTTAACCTAAATGCCTTTAACATATTGAGTTAACCCTTAATGTTTTGCCttgataaatattataaatttaggattttgaaatgcTTGATCCTTGAACATACTTTGTTAATTTCTCTTGAGCAATCTTTGATCCATGATATACATGTCCTTTAGGGTTTAGGTGATTGAAAATTGTTGTTTGACTGCTTTGCTTATCTTTGACTTATGTATATGATGATCTCCATTAGGGTTCTACCATGTTTAGTTGATCATGTCTTGTAATTGTATGCTTATTGCTtgatcttgatttgaatttgtgacACATCTTGATACTTTATCTTGTGATATTTCCTTAAATGATGTTTGTTGGTAAAATGCCCTCTGAGTATGATTGCTTGATATTTTGTATGATGAGCTTGttgtttaaattaatatttggttTAAATCCTAATGTATGAACCTTGTGGCTTTGTCACAGTCTTCGAAGGAGGCATGAATATCTTGTGTTAATAACTTAATACTCcctctggtctcatttataagccaaaatttaatttttagattcattcaacaatcaatgtatttagtctattattagactaaatacattgattgttgaatgaatctaaaaattaaatatttgcttataattgagaccggagggagtacTTGTGTAATGATCATGATGTTTGATGCTAGTTATATATTGTTGGATGCCTTATGCATGAATGTTTATGCTCAAATCCAAGGAAAGGGATTGTAATGTTGACTTAATAGTCATGTTTATGTGAGTGTGTGCTTATATTTGTTTGCTTGTCTTTGTGTGTATGCTTTACCACCTTTGTGAATCTTAAACCTAATTTCAAACTTGAATCTCTTTCGTTAAAAAACTTGACTTTATGTCATTgcattttcaaactttctttctTTGATAAATGCTTCAAAATATTTAAGCATATTAAACACTTTTTCAAAAGACTAAAGGACATTCAAACCCATTCAATCTTTTTGCCATTTGGCTTTTCACTTTAAAAATCTTTTCTCAAAAGATTAGACATGAGTCATCTTTATAGTTGAGATGTAATTTTCCTATCCCTGTGGTAGTGATTGAAATATTGTTGATTCTTTCCCATTAAGGGggttagtggcatacttgttgatttatacCCAAGTTAGAGCCCCTCCCTCGTGATGATGCAAAGATCCATCTTCTCATAATTTGTGGATGATTAGTAGAAACATCCTCCGTAAAGATGACAAAATGTCtcttctaattaaaatcaatcataacaaATGTTTTGTTATTTTTACCATGAACTATGAGGTTTTGATCGTTAATTGGTACGTATGTATAAAACTTTATGTCTTTCTAAacacaaaaatcaaaaaaattatttcttttctCACCTCCAAAATCTTTTGCAAAACAATCATTATAgcctaaaatacatatataactgtagcaacctgccttaaaatttACGTTTAAACGAGCCGTCACCCACTACTTGTTTTATGGGCAACTGGAAACCcttaaaaataagagaaattgGGTAAGTAGGTAAATTAAGAAAAGGgaatgtgttaggcaccctttgcctcccttgtattcaagaggacccatttagcctttaggtttttaaaataaagtttttgGGATTTTTATCGTTGTTGTTCGTAAGAGCAACCCATTTGGTGTTATTCGTCAAGATCAACAACCTTGgagtattaattttaaaaataaaaacgaaaaatatgtttaaaatcATACCATCAGATTTATCATCGCGtggtttaaaaaacaaatttaaaagaatTGAAATTCAATAGGAGAGGCCTCGTaaaaaatcattggccaaaagggaAAGACCCAAAGGTTTGGAAAAGTGGATTGTAATTATATAAAAAACCAAAGTGTAGCAACAACAAAATAAAGGGGAAAAGGGAAACCCTCATATTATTTGAGATTTAATCACTGGCCTAAAGGGTAAAACCCAAGGGTTtggaaaattatattataatcgTGAGAACTTAAACCAAAGTGCAGCAACAACAAAATACAAGGGGAAAGGGGAATGTCTCATGTATTATCATtggtcaaaaatattttttaaaaaaaggaagCCTCATATGAAATCATTGGTCAAAAACATAGGAATTTTGATAAAGGGTTTAAAAAAGGTTTTGCATAAAAAGAAAAGGTTTGTCGGTCGTTGTGTGTTAAGTCAACACGGCTAGGGTTTGTTCAAGACAAACCCTAGGACAAACCTTCAAGAGGGAGAAGAAAAACGTAGAAAGTTACAAAAGGTGTGTTTTTGAGAAGATTGTACGAGAATGTGAAAA
Proteins encoded in this region:
- the LOC131624101 gene encoding S-adenosylmethionine carrier 1, chloroplastic/mitochondrial-like; protein product: MAPLTLSVKPQDSSISDASTKRKPNLNVRNSFASVTVGQENPFDFLRTLIEGVIAGGTAGVVVETALYPIDTIKTRLQAARGGEKLVLKGLYSGLAGNLAGVLPASALFVGVYEPVKQKLLRMFPENLSAFAHLTAGAIGGIAASFVRVPTEVVKQRMQTGQFTSASNAVRFIASKEGFRGFYAGYGSFLLRDLPFDAIQFCLYEQIRLGYMLAARRNLNDPENAVIGAFAGALTGAITTPLDVIKTRLMIQGPANQYKGIVDCVQTIIKEEGPGAFLKGIGPRVLWIGIGGSIFFGVLESSKRFLAERRPTKAPRINSEKSED